A window of Aureibacillus halotolerans genomic DNA:
AGAGCAAGCCATCACGTCTGTGCCCTTTCAATTGGGACTCCGACTGCATGAACCAATAAACGGTACGTCCACTTGGAAAATAGAAACGGTGGCAACAGATAAAGAAGATCAGCAAACGATTCTGCCAGCAGACTCGCACGCTACACAACTTCCTGAATCCTGGCGTGCTTGGTATACTCCTCAGCTGCTAAATCGTATGATGGACACACTTTATGCATGGACTGAATTGTCTCGGCATTCGTATACACATCAGCTATCAGATCAAGCCATCGCTCATTTTTTGGAGATCACTGTCCCCACGCTTTTAGAGCTTGATGTTCCTGTCTTCTTCCCTTCTGGCTGGAAAGGAACAAGGGCACCTCAGCTTGCAGTTGAACTTCAACCATTTGCTGGTGAGGCGACCTCTTCCATAGGGGCAGATGCCTATTTCCAATTCGACTGGTCCTTGGCGATTGAAGACGGATCAATAGATGAAGCGACCTTTTACCAGCTTGTTGAAGAAGGACGCCGGCTTGTAAGGTTTCAGAATGAATGGCTTTTAATTGATCCAAAAGCACTTTTAAAGCTTCAAGAACGCATGCGTCATATTAAAAAATCTGGTGTTCCACTGGCGGACCTCGTTGCCGGAAAGTTGACTTCGCAGGGCGATGGGGACTCCTTCGATGACGTTGAATTGCATTTAAGCGCGTCTACTCCTGAGCATTATCGTCAATTTATTCAACAGCTTAGAGGGAGAACATCACCACCCGTCAAGCTTCCATCCACATTTCTTGGGTCTTTGCGAACGTACCAGAAGCAAGGGGTGGATTGGCTGGCACAGCTTTGGCAGTGGGGGTTTGGCGGATGTTTGGCCGATGATATGGGCTTAGGGAAAACGGTTCAAGTTTCTGCCTACTTCTCCTACTTAAAAGCTTCTTCTGACGATTCAGCACACCATCCCTTTTTATTGGTTGTGCCAGCGTCATTGCTTTCGCATTGGGCCAACGAACTCGAGAGATTTGCCCCTTCGCTACGGGTACATGTTCATCACGGGGGAAAACGGAACACCGTACATTTTGTTCAAGACGTAGATGCGCATTACGATGTCATTATTACCACATACGGCTTAGCATCAAGAGATCAAGAACTTTTCAAACAAATCACCTGGTCTGTCATTTGTGTCGATGAGGCCCAAACGATTAAAAATGCGTCTACCCGTCAAGCAAAATCTGTAAAGCGTCTACCCAGCAGGCAAAAGATCGCACTAACCGGTACGCCTGTGGAAAACAGAATGCGTGAAATTTGGTCACTAATGGATTTGGTGAACCCTGGATACCTCGGGACACAAACGGCCTTTCAACAGCGGTTTGTCGTCCCATATGAAAAGTTCGGTTATGACAAGCGAATCCAAGATCTGAAAGCCCTCATCCACCCATTCCTGTTGCGACGAACAAAAAAGGGGTTGCCTGAGCTCGCCTTGCCTGAGAAAAAAGAACATACCATTGCATGTAAGCTGTCGCCCGTTCAAGCAGCACTGTATCAACAGTGGGCAGACACCGCTCGAGAAGCTGTGTCCAGTGAAACGGGCATTAAGCGGCGCGGCGTCCTTCTCGCAATGATGACAAAATTAAAGCAAATTTGTAATCATCCAGGCTTGGTATCATCACAATACCGACAGCATCAAGAAGGTCTTTCATTGAAAACCGATGAGACATTGCGATTGCTTTCTCACATAAAAAAACAAAACGAACATGCGATTTTATTTACCCAATTTCGAACAATGGGTACGATGCTGCAACAAGTGCTGCAAGAACAATGGGGGATAAGCATTCCCTTCTTGCATGGGGGAACCGTCCCTTCCCAGAGAGCAGCGATGATCCAAGCCTTTCAAGATGGCCAGCACCCTCTCATTATCCTAAGCCTTCGAGCAGGTGGCACTGGCATCAATTTGACGCGTGCCTCGCATGTCATTCATTATGACCGTTGGTGGAATCCAGCTGTGGAAAATCAAGCCACTGACCGGGCACATCGAATTGGGCAAACGAAAGAAGTTTACGTCCATCGTATGCTCGTCCAAGGAACGTTGGAAGAACGAATTGACGAAGTCATTCAACGAAAGAAAAAGCTGCAAGATGACCTGCTAAGCTTCGATTCCTGGTTGTCGAATTTGAGCAATGAAGAATTTGAAGAGCTGCTGTTTTAACATTAATGGAGGCTATC
This region includes:
- a CDS encoding DEAD/DEAH box helicase; this encodes MKLLTVQLEATLDNEYGVHLHCTQPLEKEFSNAWVSLLFTWHRASFYGEALDVSPDKKSVRLTPEAAFDFLALRKEPAMMDIRKGDSLRSLEKRAGIVSALGTGDLQAQTSASEAEWSWHDALQRMRRSSLRTLPEQAITSVPFQLGLRLHEPINGTSTWKIETVATDKEDQQTILPADSHATQLPESWRAWYTPQLLNRMMDTLYAWTELSRHSYTHQLSDQAIAHFLEITVPTLLELDVPVFFPSGWKGTRAPQLAVELQPFAGEATSSIGADAYFQFDWSLAIEDGSIDEATFYQLVEEGRRLVRFQNEWLLIDPKALLKLQERMRHIKKSGVPLADLVAGKLTSQGDGDSFDDVELHLSASTPEHYRQFIQQLRGRTSPPVKLPSTFLGSLRTYQKQGVDWLAQLWQWGFGGCLADDMGLGKTVQVSAYFSYLKASSDDSAHHPFLLVVPASLLSHWANELERFAPSLRVHVHHGGKRNTVHFVQDVDAHYDVIITTYGLASRDQELFKQITWSVICVDEAQTIKNASTRQAKSVKRLPSRQKIALTGTPVENRMREIWSLMDLVNPGYLGTQTAFQQRFVVPYEKFGYDKRIQDLKALIHPFLLRRTKKGLPELALPEKKEHTIACKLSPVQAALYQQWADTAREAVSSETGIKRRGVLLAMMTKLKQICNHPGLVSSQYRQHQEGLSLKTDETLRLLSHIKKQNEHAILFTQFRTMGTMLQQVLQEQWGISIPFLHGGTVPSQRAAMIQAFQDGQHPLIILSLRAGGTGINLTRASHVIHYDRWWNPAVENQATDRAHRIGQTKEVYVHRMLVQGTLEERIDEVIQRKKKLQDDLLSFDSWLSNLSNEEFEELLF